Genomic segment of Salvelinus sp. IW2-2015 unplaced genomic scaffold, ASM291031v2 Un_scaffold1860, whole genome shotgun sequence:
AAGAGGTTGAACAGTTTAGGGCAGGTGTTTTTGTTGGAAGAACCAAATGCTGCATACGGCTGTAGCATTGGGCGGTACGAGTGCTTTCGAAGCTCGTGAAGGCATCTTGACGTTGACTTCTGCTGTCCATTCAAAATACGGAGACACCCATAGACACCCATAGAGCTccattgtgttgtggtgtggccCAAGGAAGTCTCATGTCTTTACAGCtactgcagatgaagaggtcttcttctctctgcttctggaGTGACTGGCTGGTCTTTGGACTCTTTCTGTCCCATtccctttcattcagttggaTGAAACATGGACTCAACAAGTGGCAGGGCATCAGTGAGGATAGTTGTTGGTGGTTGAGAAGTCAGTGTGTGTTCCATTTATCCCTGTCAGTGCCTGCAGAGGGGTAGCAGTGTGGGAGCAGTGGTCTGGTCTGGTTTGTAGGTGATGgatgggaggtggtggagtgCTGCTACATCGGGGGAACTACCAGGCCGGTCATCGCTATAGAGAAAGAGAATAGTAATAATCTATTATGTTTTAGATAAAATCTTATTCTTGACAATGGCAATCATTATTATAACCCCCAAAAAGCCAGACATATTGTATTGTCATGCCTGCCTAAACTATGTGTATGTGGGCATAGAGGAGTTTTTATACAGAAAGAGGGGGGTTTTAACACACAAAGAGATGTTTCTAAGATTGTAGTTTGGTTCTACCTCTGAAGCTGTTGCCTCCTGAAGCGGgacaggcaggagaggaggagcccTGGGGCCGGAGGACAGGAGCGAATGCGCTCTTCTGTTTGGCTGAGGACGGGAAGGAGGAGAAcggcaggagggaggaggagctgGAACCCGGGATAGTGGGACTAGATGGCATTActgtggatgagagcgagagcgagagcgagagagaaacagttGTTACTTTATAACAGAAGGATTCTAGGCACTGGTCAACCTTTGTCAATGGTGGGCAATTATGTTTTATTGTAACAGGTACAGGAGGAAAACACTGGATAGATTGATTGAGTAAAAGGAGAGACACTCACTGCCATAGGGAGAACCAGTGGGGGAGGCACTGCTGAAACCAGGGGACCCTGGCACCCCCAGACTAGTCATGGGCACTGCCCCGTACCCCCCACTCATGCCTCCACCACCCCCATACCCCGACTGCTGAGGGGTGGAGGCAGAGGGGTACCCCCGGGGGGACAAACTGCTGGAGTTACGAATATAacctggagcgagagagagggaaacaaagagagagagaaatacaaagtGTTAGAACAAGAAGGACAGAGGATAGTAAAAGACAGGAAGACACAAGTGATTTTCCCACTGGGGATATCATATCACCAACTAGAAGAAAATCAAAGGGCCAGACTTCTATAAATACAGGGAATCCAATTGTAAGTCTTATCCTGCTCACCTTGGCTGGTTTGTCCTGGCTCGCCAATGCTGACCCCCAGCTGGGAGGGGTATGAGCCAAGGCCCATGACACTGCCGTGGGCTGGGGAGCTGGGCAGGGCCTGCAGCTGGCTGTGGGGACGGGGAACACTGTACAGGGCCTCAGCGATGTCCGCTGCACGCTTCAGCAACATGTCCTAAAGAGAGACAATACAAACTGTTACTAACCCAGACCTCACAGATTTACAGTAGTTATTGATGAGTGGAATTACTAGAGGAACGGAGCGACTAAACAGTGCTGGTTACCTGATTACTGTGTGGGTTTCCATACAAGGCTTCTACCAGATCAGCTGCTCTCTTCAGTAGCATCtcctacacacagacagagagacatgaatTAGCCTCTGGTGTTACATAGTGTACTTTATGTACAAAGGTGAGGTATGGTGACATATGGCATGTACATCATCTCACTATGTGTGGTATGTTTTCACTCACCTTAGCTAGTTTGTCAGGGTCACCAGGGTGTCTGGGAATGACCTTTTGAAGCCTCTGGAAACCGTAGTCTATGGTGGGCTCATTCAGCGCTATACACAAACACATCCACAGATACATCAGCACTAGGTCCTGACTCATCCCATGTAATGGTGCTGTTTGATATGTTGTTGGTGAATGGTTGCTGGATAGGGTGCTGGATAGGGTAGATATGGCTGGGGGGTGGGGTTAATAGgaggtgtgtgtttacctgtataGATGAAGCGTCCAGGTGCCCCCTTGCAGAACTGTTTAGATTTGTAGGACAGCGTGACCTCCACGACCCCTGGGATGTGGCGTGGGGGCGTCTGGACACGGATGGCGTGGGGCGTGAtcaactaagagagagagaaacagggacaaGACAGAGAAGGAATGAGCAACGACTGTTTGACAGTCTACAGTATCTGATGGAATAATACGGTTTGCTCTCATAATGCCAACATGTAGAAGGCAGCCACTAAATGACTGTGCAAATGAGACAAGCCATATGCTTTTGTTACCTTGTCCCTTATGTTTTCAATCAGTAACCGCCTCGTTAATGAGTTGTTTTAAAGAGACAGTTACAGTAAAGCCACATAGCTACCTCGCTCCACACCAGCATGCTGCCGAACACCACCTGCAGTCCATCAAAGAAGTTCTCCCCGATTACGATGACCATGGCCCCGCCTGTGGTCCAGCCCTCACTGGGGCTGATGGCTTTGATACATGGGGTGGCTGGAGAGGAAGGGCAATAATGTCATTTTAATATAACTTATTGCATCTCTTGGCAATGTATTCAGTGTCTGTTTCAGGGTGTCAGCCCTAGACCTTGAGGTTAGCCATTAGTACAGCAGtagttaatcaatcaatcaaatgtattttaaaaagccctttttacatcaacagttGTCGCAAAGTGCTGATGAAGAAGCACAGTATGAATGTCTACAGTATGAATGTCTACAGTATGAATGTCTACAGTATGAATGTCTACAGTATGAATGTCTACATTATGAATGTGTTCCTGATGTATCTCTGCCCCAGTGCAGGTCGTGTTTTGTCTCTTCTTACCATACTCCATACCGTTCTCCACTGACTCTCCAGGCTCTAGCCTGCGAGCTCTCCGGCCATGTTTGGAGTTATTGTGGACAAACATGTtatcagacacggctaagacatggCCGTCTACACTCACAGTGCTGGACAGGACCACCTGAAAGACAGGGGAGGACGGGGAAGAGGAAAAGACATACCATGAGTTTATCTGGGTTTATCTGGGTAACTAAAGTGATATCAGTTCACTTTTTGTGAGATTTGGTTTCCTGCAAAATCCCTTGGCCACAATCCATTTCAACATCCAGCTGATAGGAATATTTCTCAATGGGTAATGTGACAACCCTACTACACTATATCATATTTTTACATCACCGCACCCCTCTCTGtggcctctccctttctctcccctcctctcccctcctgagACTGTGGTTGGAGTTGTGGTCTGGACCAACAGCCCACAGAGGTTCAGGCCTAATCCCTCACTGACACCAGACATATGG
This window contains:
- the LOC111957479 gene encoding transcription factor COE2 isoform X3, producing the protein MYGIQEHLIRDVSGLKERTLGEEMDPVRSWVRNVGVVDANVAAQSGVALSRAHFEKQPPSNLRKSNFFHFVLALYDRHGQPVEVERTSFVDFVEHDKTGEKTNNGTHYKLQLLYSNGVRTEQDLYARLIDSVTKQPIAYEGQNKNPEMCRVLLTHEVMCSRCCEKKSCGNRNETPSDPVIIDRFFLKFFLKCNQNCLKTAGNPRDMRRFQVVLSSTVSVDGHVLAVSDNMFVHNNSKHGRRARRLEPGESVENGMEYATPCIKAISPSEGWTTGGAMVIVIGENFFDGLQVVFGSMLVWSELITPHAIRVQTPPRHIPGVVEVTLSYKSKQFCKGAPGRFIYTALNEPTIDYGFQRLQKVIPRHPGDPDKLAKEMLLKRAADLVEALYGNPHSNQDMLLKRAADIAEALYSVPRPHSQLQALPSSPAHGSVMGLGSYPSQLGVSIGEPGQTSQGYIRNSSSLSPRGYPSASTPQQSGYGGGGGMSGGYGAVPMTSLGVPGSPGFSSASPTGSPYGIMPSSPTIPGSSSSSLLPFSSFPSSAKQKSAFAPVLRPQGSSSPACPASGGNSFRAMTGLVVPPM
- the LOC111957479 gene encoding transcription factor COE2 isoform X1 — encoded protein: MYGIQEHLIRDVSGLKERTLGEEMDPVRSWVRNVGVVDANVAAQSGVALSRAHFEKQPPSNLRKSNFFHFVLALYDRHGQPVEVERTSFVDFVEHDKEQTGEKTNNGTHYKLQLLYSNGVRTEQDLYARLIDSVTKQPIAYEGQNKNPEMCRVLLTHEVMCSRCCEKKSCGNRNETPSDPVIIDRFFLKFFLKCNQNCLKTAGNPRDMRRFQVVLSSTVSVDGHVLAVSDNMFVHNNSKHGRRARRLEPGESVENGMEYATPCIKAISPSEGWTTGGAMVIVIGENFFDGLQVVFGSMLVWSELITPHAIRVQTPPRHIPGVVEVTLSYKSKQFCKGAPGRFIYTALNEPTIDYGFQRLQKVIPRHPGDPDKLAKEMLLKRAADLVEALYGNPHSNQDMLLKRAADIAEALYSVPRPHSQLQALPSSPAHGSVMGLGSYPSQLGVSIGEPGQTSQGYIRNSSSLSPRGYPSASTPQQSGYGGGGGMSGGYGAVPMTSLGVPGSPGFSSASPTGSPYGIMPSSPTIPGSSSSSLLPFSSFPSSAKQKSAFAPVLRPQGSSSPACPASGGNSFRAMTGLVVPPM
- the LOC111957479 gene encoding transcription factor COE2 isoform X2, which produces MYGIQEHLIRDVSGLKERTLGEEMDPVRSWVRNVGVVDANVAAQSGVALSRAHFEKQPPSNLRKSNFFHFVLALYDRHGQPVEVERTSFVDFVEHDKEQTGEKTNNGTHYKLQLLYSNGVRTEQDLYARLIDSVTKQPIAYEGQNKNPEMCRVLLTHEVMCSRCCEKKSCGNRNETPSDPVIIDRFFLKFFLKCNQNCLKTAGNPRDMRRFQVVLSSTVSVDGHVLAVSDNMFVHNNSKHGRRARRLEPGESVENGMEYATPCIKAISPSEGWTTGGAMVIVIGENFFDGLQVVFGSMLVWSELITPHAIRVQTPPRHIPGVVEVTLSYKSKQFCKGAPGRFIYTALNEPTIDYGFQRLQKVIPRHPGDPDKLAKEMLLKRAADLVEALYGNPHSNQDMLLKRAADIAEALYSVPRPHSQLQALPSSPAHGSVMGLGSYPSQLGVSIGEPGQTSQGYIRNSSSLSPRGYPSASTPQQSGYGGGGGMSGGYGAVPMTSLGVPGSPGFSSASPTGSPYGIMPSSPTIPGSSSSSLLPFSSFPSSAKQKSAFAPVLRPQGSSSPACPASGGNSFRDYYYSLSL